One region of Bacteriovorax sp. Seq25_V genomic DNA includes:
- the hisC gene encoding histidinol-phosphate transaminase → MNKELVPDYLKELQTYQAGKPIDEVAREKGLTKISKLASNENPLGPSPFAIREMTKGLWDLHRYPDMHAFALKSKLAEMYNLKRENIILGNGSEGIMGYIARAFLRPGDEVLTCENTFIGFYILARSAGAKLKLVPLDDSYRFNVAALAQNITENTKVIYIANPNNPTGTYISKEEFDFLMRHVPKHVLVILDEAYFEFAIGQQDYPDSMDYRYDNVLTLRTFSKAYGLSGIRVGYGFAHEELISYLTKVKLPFEPNLIGQLGAVGALEDQPHLERTLKNNNKRYDELFAYLTEKGFKPIPSVTNFVTIKTGSSEASDHLFQALLNHGVIIRPLKANEMPDFVRISIGTKEEMGHFYEAMEAIIPEFMKLYGSQL, encoded by the coding sequence TAGTACCAGATTACTTAAAAGAACTGCAAACATATCAGGCCGGGAAGCCTATTGATGAAGTTGCGCGCGAGAAAGGCCTAACAAAAATTAGCAAACTTGCCAGCAACGAAAATCCACTTGGTCCATCTCCATTTGCAATTAGAGAAATGACAAAAGGTCTCTGGGACCTTCACCGCTATCCAGACATGCATGCTTTTGCACTCAAATCAAAACTTGCTGAAATGTATAACCTAAAAAGAGAAAATATTATTTTAGGAAATGGTTCCGAAGGAATCATGGGTTATATTGCTCGTGCTTTTTTAAGACCAGGTGATGAAGTTCTAACTTGTGAAAATACATTTATTGGTTTCTACATTCTTGCAAGATCAGCAGGTGCAAAATTAAAACTTGTACCCCTTGATGACTCATACCGCTTTAATGTCGCAGCACTTGCTCAAAATATAACTGAGAATACAAAAGTTATCTATATTGCAAATCCAAATAATCCTACAGGTACTTATATCTCTAAAGAAGAATTCGATTTTCTTATGAGACACGTTCCAAAACATGTTCTCGTCATACTTGATGAGGCATACTTTGAATTTGCTATTGGACAACAGGACTATCCAGATTCAATGGATTACCGTTACGATAACGTTCTAACTCTAAGAACATTTTCAAAGGCCTACGGACTCTCTGGAATCCGTGTAGGTTATGGATTTGCTCATGAAGAACTTATCTCGTACCTCACTAAAGTAAAACTTCCATTCGAACCAAACCTTATTGGGCAACTTGGAGCCGTTGGAGCTCTTGAAGATCAGCCACACCTTGAGAGAACTCTTAAAAATAACAACAAGAGATATGATGAACTATTTGCATATCTTACTGAAAAAGGTTTTAAGCCAATTCCATCAGTTACTAATTTCGTGACAATTAAGACAGGAAGCTCTGAAGCGTCTGACCATCTCTTTCAAGCCCTACTTAATCACGGTGTCATCATTCGTCCACTTAAGGCCAATGAGATGCCAGATTTTGTACGAATTAGTATTGGAACAAAAGAAGAAATGGGTCACTTCTATGAAGCCATGGAAGCAATCATACCTGAATTTATGAAACTCTACGGGAGTCAATTATGA
- a CDS encoding fumarylacetoacetate hydrolase family protein, translated as MKICRYIHNSNIRPEPRLGILTDDGRVIDANYVWACDYEREGKYNFWERANYTCPSSLSQILKLKDDPIDFLSETYGLFLFLEKVGDLELRDGTPIVFDFENTGEVKLSSPIDKITTYRDFYAHEKHVQKGFEKRGEKIPDAWYEIPAYYKGPTHGFIGPEEEVLWPSYTNILDYELELAMVVGKEGKNIKPEDAASHIFGFTILNDISARDIQKKEMAIRLGPAKGKDFCSVIGPVIVTFDEFDFIEPNLEMKAIVNGEEWSHGFSGDSHFSWAQMITHVSQDEWVLPGDVFGSGTVGTGCGLELDKWIQPGDTIELQVEKIGNLINKIGNKGNGNGKF; from the coding sequence ATGAAAATATGTCGCTATATCCACAACTCAAACATTCGCCCAGAACCACGCCTTGGTATTTTAACTGATGATGGTCGTGTGATTGATGCTAACTATGTTTGGGCCTGTGACTATGAAAGAGAAGGGAAGTACAATTTCTGGGAACGTGCTAATTACACATGCCCTTCAAGTCTTTCTCAAATTTTAAAACTCAAAGATGATCCGATTGATTTTCTAAGTGAAACTTATGGACTTTTCCTATTCCTCGAAAAAGTTGGCGACCTTGAATTAAGAGATGGAACTCCAATCGTTTTTGATTTTGAAAATACAGGAGAGGTAAAACTATCATCCCCAATAGATAAGATTACAACTTATCGAGACTTCTATGCACATGAAAAGCATGTTCAAAAAGGCTTCGAAAAGCGCGGAGAAAAAATTCCGGATGCATGGTACGAAATACCAGCCTACTACAAGGGACCAACTCATGGTTTTATTGGACCAGAAGAGGAAGTTCTCTGGCCAAGTTATACAAATATTCTCGACTACGAACTTGAGCTTGCTATGGTTGTAGGAAAAGAAGGAAAGAATATTAAACCTGAAGATGCAGCTTCTCACATTTTTGGCTTCACAATACTTAATGATATCTCAGCTCGAGATATTCAAAAGAAGGAAATGGCAATCAGACTCGGACCAGCAAAAGGCAAGGACTTCTGTTCTGTTATTGGGCCTGTTATTGTTACTTTCGACGAATTTGACTTCATTGAGCCAAACTTAGAAATGAAAGCAATTGTAAACGGAGAAGAGTGGTCTCACGGCTTCTCGGGTGATTCGCATTTTTCATGGGCACAAATGATCACTCATGTTTCACAAGATGAGTGGGTACTGCCTGGTGATGTATTTGGAAGTGGAACAGTTGGTACAGGTTGTGGGCTCGAACTTGATAAGTGGATTCAGCCTGGAGATACGATTGAATTGCAAGTTGAAAAAATTGGAAACTTAATCAATAAAATTGGAAACAAGGGAAATGGTAATGGAAAATTTTAG
- a CDS encoding homogentisate 1,2-dioxygenase: MENFRASGTYTKQAHVDIPEGLYEEEHGRKGFFGRVSHLYHENPPVNWTNIEGELKPRALPPLFSHNDIKEGYKEILKNADCIVSLGYFTKTKRMFFRNADFDELFFIHDGSGRIESIYGHLNFSKGDYIVMPRGTTYKFFYETKSKILKIESASEFEEPSRGILGPNALYDQTAKVYPEAAVGSETDLDEYVVRIKRLGEITKVTYPFNPLDVKGWKGSVYPWKISIYDYCPIMSHRYHIPPSGHTTFVAKNFVICSFVERPLEDKKHKVLKVPFYHSNIDYDEVLFYHQGNFFSRDNIDAGALTFHPQGIHHGPHPKAFKAGDDKLYTDEYAVMIDTRYPLKPTEWFSSVENKNYWKSWM, encoded by the coding sequence ATGGAAAATTTTAGAGCTAGTGGAACATACACAAAGCAAGCTCATGTGGATATCCCAGAAGGACTTTACGAAGAGGAGCATGGACGTAAGGGCTTCTTTGGAAGAGTAAGCCACCTTTATCATGAAAACCCACCAGTTAATTGGACTAATATTGAAGGTGAGCTTAAGCCGAGGGCATTACCTCCTCTATTTTCTCATAATGATATCAAAGAAGGCTATAAAGAGATTTTAAAGAATGCTGACTGCATTGTCAGTCTAGGCTACTTCACTAAAACAAAACGTATGTTTTTTAGGAATGCTGATTTTGATGAGCTTTTCTTTATCCATGATGGTTCAGGAAGAATTGAATCAATCTACGGTCACCTTAATTTCTCTAAAGGTGATTACATCGTCATGCCTCGTGGGACAACATATAAATTTTTCTATGAAACAAAGTCAAAAATTCTTAAGATAGAATCAGCATCTGAATTTGAAGAGCCATCAAGGGGAATTCTCGGACCAAACGCTCTTTATGATCAAACGGCAAAAGTTTATCCAGAAGCAGCAGTAGGCTCTGAAACAGATCTTGATGAGTATGTTGTAAGAATTAAAAGACTTGGAGAAATAACAAAAGTTACTTATCCATTTAATCCTCTTGATGTAAAGGGTTGGAAGGGTTCTGTATATCCATGGAAAATTTCTATCTATGACTACTGCCCTATTATGAGTCATCGTTATCATATTCCTCCATCTGGTCATACAACTTTTGTCGCAAAGAACTTTGTAATTTGTTCTTTCGTTGAGAGACCTCTTGAAGATAAGAAACATAAAGTATTGAAAGTCCCTTTCTATCATTCAAATATTGATTACGATGAAGTTCTTTTCTATCACCAAGGTAATTTCTTTAGTCGTGATAATATCGATGCAGGAGCTTTAACTTTCCACCCACAAGGGATTCACCATGGGCCTCATCCAAAGGCTTTTAAAGCTGGTGATGACAAATTATACACTGATGAATACGCAGTAATGATCGACACGAGATACCCA